From the genome of Kryptolebias marmoratus isolate JLee-2015 linkage group LG19, ASM164957v2, whole genome shotgun sequence, one region includes:
- the sgk1 gene encoding serine/threonine-protein kinase Sgk1 isoform X3 produces the protein MGGGGGGVAPPSSAFINQEWKVQSFSLDCKRLMSAEELLIMTIKTETEKPELTYSKTKGLLELVAAFMKQRRMGLNDFIQRLATNAYACKHPEVQSILNLNPPQEAELMNANPSPPPSPSQQINLGPSSNPSAKPSDFHFLKVIGKGSFGKVLLARHRTDDQFYAVKVLQKKAILKKKEEKHIMSERNVLLKNVKHPFLVGLHYSFQTADKLYFVLDYINGGELFYHLQRERCFLEPRARFYAAEIASALGYLHSLNIVYRDLKPENILLDSQGHIILTDFGLCKENIEPNGTTSTFCGTPEYLAPEVLHKQPYDRTVDWWCLGAVLYEMLYGLPPFYSRNTAEMYDNILNKPLQLKPNISNAARHLLEGLLQKDRTKRLGCTDDFVEIKNHIFFSPINWDDLNAKKITPPFNPNVTGPNDLRHFDPEFTDEPVPSSIGCSPDSVLVTSSVNEAAEAFVGFSYAPSMDSYL, from the exons atgggcgggggaggggggggtgtaGCTCCACCTTCCTCCGCCTTTATAAACCAGGAGTGGAAAGTGCAAAGTTTCAGTTTGGATTGTAAACGGCTGATGAGCGCAGAGGAGCTCCTCATCATGACgatcaaaacagaaacagagaagcCCGAGCTGACCTACTCAAAAACCAAAGGCCTGTTGGAGTTAGTCGCCG cttttatgaAACAGAGGAGGATGGGTCTGAACGACTTCATTCAGAGACTCGCCACAAACGCCTACGCCTGCAAGCA TCCCGAAGTCCAATCTATCCTGAACTTGAATCCTCCGCAGGAAGCCGAGCTGATGAACGCAAACCCTTCCCCTCCT CCCAGTCCATCCCAGCAGATCAACCTCGGCCCGTCGTCCAACCCCTCCGCCAAGCCCAGCGACTTCCACTTCCTGAAAGTGATCGGCAAGGGCAGCTTTGGCAAGGTGCTCCTGGCCCGCCACCGCACCGACGACCAGTTTTACGCTGTCAAGGTGCTGCAGAAGAAGGCCATTCTCAAGAAGAAGGAG gagaAGCACATCATGTCAGAGAGGAACGTGCTCCTAAAGAACGTCAAGCACCCGTTTTTGGTGGGCCTGCACTACTCCTTCCAGACGGCGGACAAACTCTATTTCGTCTTGGACTACATCAACGGAGGAGAG TTGTTCTACCACCTGCAGAGGGAGCGCTGCTTTCTCGAGCCCAGAGCCAGGTTTTACGCCGCGGAGATCGCCAGCGCGCTGGGTTACCTGCACTCCCTCAACATCGTCTACAGGGACTTGAAGCCCGAGAACATCCTGCTGGACTCACAGGGGCACATCATTCTCACAGACTTCGGGCTCTGCAAGGAGAACATCGAACCGAATGGGACCACGTCGACCTTCTGCGGTACGCCAGAG TATTTGGCTCCTGAGGTGCTACACAAGCAGCCGTATGACAGGACAGTAGACTGGTGGTGCTTAGGGGCTGTTCTGTATGAGATGCTCTACGGCCTG CCTCCGTTCTACAGCCGCAACACGGCGGAGATGTACGACAACATCCTGAACAAGCCTCTGCAGCTCAAACCCAACATTTCCAACGCAGCCCGACACCTGCTGGAGGGCCTGCTACAAAAGGACCGGACCAAGAGGCTGGGCTGCACAGACGACTTC GTCGAAATCAAGAACCACATCTTTTTCTCTCCCATCAACTGGGACGACCTCAACGCCAAGAAGATCACCCCTCCCTTTAACCCTAATGTG ACGGGACCCAACGACCTGCGGCACTTCGACCCCGAGTTCACGGACGAGCCGGTTCCCAGCTCCATCGGCTGCTCCCCGGACTCAGTGCTCGTCACGTCCAGCGTCAACGAGGCAGCCGAGGCCTTCGTGGGCTTCTCTTACGCCCCGTCCATGGACTCCTACTTATAG